From a single Lolium rigidum isolate FL_2022 chromosome 7, APGP_CSIRO_Lrig_0.1, whole genome shotgun sequence genomic region:
- the LOC124672110 gene encoding wiskott-Aldrich syndrome protein family member 1-like, whose translation MGSAAAARTAAAIRRVARLLRPAGALIHPARPLPRPARSLPRPERYFLCSSTPRGCPPPPRRTSILFVREVVGCSPVRYHGVFHPAPPHLRPGCPLIHPARPLPLPLPSRGLLRSERYFLRYAPTPRECPPPPGRTSILFVRTAVLCAPVRDDAIHLHARRLLRPGSPLPRPARSQRRSSTTVSELAPAGSEDWKQCMEKVTDRLDSIEALTKENSLGTARITESIEKIVEKQDQKPKRDWGSVTVYGRPLNLPGVVSLVVSIGSKILGY comes from the exons ATGGGGTCCGCCGCAGCCGCACGGACGGCGGCCGCGATCCGCCGCGTAGCCCGCCTCCTCCGCCCCGCCGGTGCCCTCATCCACCCCGCGCGCCCGCTCCCACGCCCGGCAAGGTCCCTTCCCCGCCCCGAGCGCTACTTCCTCTGCTCCTCTACGCCCCGCGGGTGCCCTCCTCCGCCCCGCAGGACATCGATCCTGTTCGTGCGAGAGGTGGTGGGCTGCTCTCCGGTTCGCTACCATGGCGTCTTCCACCCCGCGCCTCCCCACCTCCGCCCCGGGTGTCCCCTCATCCACCCCGCGCGCCCGCTCCCGCTCCCACTCCCGTCAAGGGGCCTTCTCCGCTCCGAGCGCTACTTCCTCCGCTACGCCCCTACGCCCCGTGAGTGCCCTCCTCCGCCCGGCAGGACATCAATCCTGTTCGTGCGAACGGCGGTGCTCTGCGCTCCGGTTCGCGACGATGCCATCCACCTCCACGCGCGTCGCCTCCTCCGCCCCGGGAGTCCCCTGCCCCGCCCTGCGCGTTCCCAGCGACGCTCATCTACCACCGTGAGCGAACTGGCGCCCGCCGGATCGGAG GACTGGAAGCAGTGCATGGAGAAGGTTACTGATCGCTTGGATTCAATTGAGGCGCTGACCAAGGAGAACTCTCTGGGAACAGCAAGAATTACTGAATCTATTGAGAAGATTGTTGAAAAGCAAGACCAGAAACCAAAACGAGACTGGGGATCTGTCACCGTCTACGGAAGGCCTCT GAATTTACCAGGAGTAGTCTCTTTAGTTGTATCTATTGGCTCCAAGATCCTCGGATATTAA